In Acidisarcina polymorpha, the DNA window GAATCCTGGAATCCCGAGGAGGAAGATGCTGCCAAACGCGGCCGCTGCGCCTACGATGACCCGATTTCCTGCCGGGGCTTTTTGCAAGCCACTGTGTGGCGCCTTTCGGAGGTCTGCGGCAACCGTCTGGATGGTGATGCTCGAGGTTCCGGTGCCGCCGCTTGCAAGCGTTACGGATGTCGGGCTGATGGCGTAGTCTGCGTTCAAGCTTGACGCGGTCGCCGTCAGGTTGACGGTACCGGCGTATCCGCCGGTTGACGTCAGAGTGATGGTCGACGTTCCTGAATTACCAGGGCTGGCTGAGGGTATGGTGATGTTGCCTACCGCCAACGTGATTCCAGGGTTGGTTACGGTCAACGCGGCGGTTCCGGAGGAGGCGGCGAAGACTGCCGTTCCTCCGTAATTGGCGGTGATGGTGGTCGTCCCGACGGTGAAGCCTGCGCTGGTCGAGACGCTGGTGACGGTATAAGTGGCTGTTCCCACTCCGTTCGCTCCCGGCAGGATGGCGACTGGAGTTGGATTCAACTGAGTGGCGCCCGCGAAGAAGTTCAGGGTTCCGGCCAGTGCTCCGCCGGCGGGTGCTGTCACCGTGGCACTAATCGTCAGCGAACCGCCGAGCGGTACGCTCGCCGGACTCACGGTTACGGCAGTGGTGGTGGGCGCCGCGGCGGTTCCGGTGGCGACGGTAAAGGCGTTCGCGGTGCTGGTCGAAGCATAGTAATTGGTGTCGCCGGAGTAGGCCGCGAGGACGGTGTGCGATCCACCCGTCGCAAAGGTGGTAGTCGTGCTGGCGCCGCCGCTAGCCAGCGGTACCGCTGCGCCGAGGACTGTTCCATCCACGGTAAAGGTCACGCTTCCAGTGGGGGTGGTGGCGCCGGTGTTCGGCGTCACTGTTGCCGTCAGAGTGACCGTCGCGCCCACGGCGGGATTGGCCGATACGGCGACGGTGGTGGTGGTGCCTGCCTTCGTGGCTACAGAGGTGAAGGCGGTCGCCAGGTTGCTTCCATCGATGGAACCCAGCCCGGTGGCCTGATCATAGCCGGTGCCGGCCGAGTACCCGAAACTGCCGCTGCTCGGACATTGCGTTGCGCTCGCTGGGCCGGTTGGTGTGCCGGGAACGCAGGGCACGATATTGTTGCCGGTGGTGATGTCATGAAAGGCCGAGGCATAGGTGGTGGGGTTCGCCGCCAGAGTGTAGAGAGTGGGATTGATGTTGCCCAGGCCCTGGGGTACTCCCAGCTTCTGCTCGATTAAGGCGAGAACCCCGGCAAAGCTGGGCGCCGCCGCCGAGGTACCTCCGAAAGTTGTGGTGGTTTCATCGTCGGGAGAGCGCAGGTCGGAAAAGCGAAATCCATTGACGCAACTGGAGGTAAAGTCAGCATTGGTAGGGGTTGGATTGGTGTCCGAATCCGGGATGATCTGCGTACACACTAAATATCCGTCATGATCCACCGAGGCGTTGAGAGCGAGATCGGGAACGTCTCGCATACTATCGCTTGGAATCCCGGGAACCCCCGTCTGCCAGCTTGGCTTGGCAAAGAGGACGCTTGCGCCTCCTCCTCCTCCGGCAATTCCACCGCCCTGACTGATGTCGAAACTAGTGTCATTCCATGCCATCTCCGGAATGTAAGAGAGAGCGGAGGTGAGCAAATCGTTGGCGCCGGTGCCCGCCCAGTATTGATCGCCACCCAGGGAGGGGTTTGCCGCGGTCCCATCGCCGGTAAATTCGCTGCCGCCGAGAGCTGTCACAAAAGCACTGCTGCCGGGATAATCGACTGCCAGTCCGTTCACGGCGGAAGTAACCGGAGGATTCGCATTGCCTTCGTCGCAGTCCGACGCGCCGTCATCTCCGGCTACGCCAATTACTGTCTGGCCTTGGGCGTTTGCCTGCTGCAAGCTCGCTTCCAGGCTGGCGACCGACGCGGAGCTTTGCGCCGGCTCGCAGCCGCCGTAGCTGATACTCAAGATAGGAATCTGGACGCCATTGATCTTGTTGGCGATTGCATATTGCAGGGATGTAATCACGTCACCCGAATTCACAAAAACGATGCTGGCGTTGGGCGCGACTCCTCCGGACCACTCCAGGTCCAGGTCGGCCTCATTGATGTCCTGGTTCGTGAAGTCGTTGCCCGGGGTCGTATTCGGGACGGTAAATACGGTCGGATTGTTGGTCGGCAATCCGGCGTTGGACCGGAAGGTGGTGATATCGGACATGACGATTTGGGTCTGACCTATGATGCCGATGGTCTGGCCAGTACCGTTGTCGCCTGCCGTATAGAGCGGGTTCAAATCGTAGATGACCGCGAAGTCGGTGGGAGCGAGATAATGGGACCCGGCATCTGGAGCATTCCCACCTGAAGTGAACTGCGAATGATCGGTATTTGTTCGCGGCTTAAGCTTCACGTAGCGGGGCTTGAGTTTGAAGTCGTCCAGGCCTCCGACGCGGCTGACCGAGCCGACTAACGCGCTGGGTATCGAGACTGCACTTGCATTCGCGAAATGCGACTCCCCGTTCACCGTGTATCGATGAATCTGGGTGTGGAATGCCGCCTCTGCCAGGGCCGCGGTCCCACTGAAGAGGATGGAATTGCGGCTCTCCGCGACATGGTCTACGGTAAATCCCTGAGACTGCAGCCAGCTCGTTGCTTTGGCGATGTCCGCCTGGCTCATGCCGAACTGCGCCGCATACTGTTCGGTGGTAAGCCATTTCCGGTAGTTCGGTGAGGACGGATCCTGTTGCGTTTTGAGTAACGCAGTCAAGCTCGCCTGCTGTGCGGCCGAGGGCTTGAAGTCGAGACTCATGCCATGCAATTCCATGGAGGCGTTCACTGGGCCCTGATCGTATTTGGCTTGAGCCAGCGGGTGAGCCGTTCCCTGAAGGAGTGCCACCTTTCCGGCTTGTATCGGCTGAACGATGCGATCTTGGCTGGTTGACTGCGCGACTACGAAAGCGGCAGAGAATACAAGCAGGCAGAATCCCGCTAGACGACTGGAAAAGCTATGCATTACGCCTCATTCCTTCATTGGTTCTCACCACAGAGACGCCGACCGGCGCTCCTGGTTAGCAATCAGTAACCGTCATTGTGCCTCATGACACTGCGCATTTACTGAAGCAGCTTGCCATCTGTTGGGACGTAATCCTGAAAAAATAGTCGCGGAGCGCTTCATCTTTATTCCAGTCAGAAGCAAAGACACGCTACCGGCGGATGATGCTTTTCACAGCCGGCAACTACTTTGGGGAATTGGCAGCACGGATGGATGGGGGAGAATTCCGTGGGAAGGGAAGTATCAGTAGAACTGATATCTGAGACTGATGGCGAAGACTCCACTAAATCACCGTCGCGAGATTACTTCTTTTTCTTCTCAGACTTCTTCACCAACTGATTCAGCGAAGTCGTGTCCAGTTCGGCCTCGAGTGCGCCTTGCGCCTCGTGAAAGATCTTCGTCAGGGTCCCATTTAATTTGGCGGCGCCTTCACTGCTGACTCCGGATTCATTGAAGATT includes these proteins:
- a CDS encoding protease pro-enzyme activation domain-containing protein — translated: MHSFSSRLAGFCLLVFSAAFVVAQSTSQDRIVQPIQAGKVALLQGTAHPLAQAKYDQGPVNASMELHGMSLDFKPSAAQQASLTALLKTQQDPSSPNYRKWLTTEQYAAQFGMSQADIAKATSWLQSQGFTVDHVAESRNSILFSGTAALAEAAFHTQIHRYTVNGESHFANASAVSIPSALVGSVSRVGGLDDFKLKPRYVKLKPRTNTDHSQFTSGGNAPDAGSHYLAPTDFAVIYDLNPLYTAGDNGTGQTIGIIGQTQIVMSDITTFRSNAGLPTNNPTVFTVPNTTPGNDFTNQDINEADLDLEWSGGVAPNASIVFVNSGDVITSLQYAIANKINGVQIPILSISYGGCEPAQSSASVASLEASLQQANAQGQTVIGVAGDDGASDCDEGNANPPVTSAVNGLAVDYPGSSAFVTALGGSEFTGDGTAANPSLGGDQYWAGTGANDLLTSALSYIPEMAWNDTSFDISQGGGIAGGGGGASVLFAKPSWQTGVPGIPSDSMRDVPDLALNASVDHDGYLVCTQIIPDSDTNPTPTNADFTSSCVNGFRFSDLRSPDDETTTTFGGTSAAAPSFAGVLALIEQKLGVPQGLGNINPTLYTLAANPTTYASAFHDITTGNNIVPCVPGTPTGPASATQCPSSGSFGYSAGTGYDQATGLGSIDGSNLATAFTSVATKAGTTTTVAVSANPAVGATVTLTATVTPNTGATTPTGSVTFTVDGTVLGAAVPLASGGASTTTTFATGGSHTVLAAYSGDTNYYASTSTANAFTVATGTAAAPTTTAVTVSPASVPLGGSLTISATVTAPAGGALAGTLNFFAGATQLNPTPVAILPGANGVGTATYTVTSVSTSAGFTVGTTTITANYGGTAVFAASSGTAALTVTNPGITLAVGNITIPSASPGNSGTSTITLTSTGGYAGTVNLTATASSLNADYAISPTSVTLASGGTGTSSITIQTVAADLRKAPHSGLQKAPAGNRVIVGAAAAFGSIFLLGIPGFRRRRWPMLTALLLLGALGAGLGCGGGVSSASPSGTYTVTVTAADTVNSAITTSTNFTVTIR